One genomic window of Bradyrhizobium sp. B124 includes the following:
- a CDS encoding alpha/beta hydrolase, which produces MHSLRVNGFDMPYLDIGEGPPLVCVHGSLCDFRIWSAVLGPLTRRHRVIAVSLRHFFPAHWDGVGDTYSIAQHVDDVIAFIGTFDTKPVDLMGHSRGGHICFRVAQRRPDLLRKLILAEPGGELDASLDPDFKPGPSPLAARFAACAAEIAKGDIDGGLQIFMDALEGPGAWKRIPATSKQLLRDNATTLLGQTRDQRPPFSKADAEAIKTPTLFIGGANTKGVLPKVLHALAANVKGARTEMIPGTTHPMFEQAPQRYCEIVLEFLAG; this is translated from the coding sequence ATGCACAGCCTCCGCGTCAACGGTTTCGACATGCCCTATCTCGATATCGGAGAGGGCCCGCCGCTGGTCTGCGTGCACGGCTCGCTGTGCGATTTCCGGATCTGGTCGGCGGTGCTCGGCCCGCTGACACGGCGGCATCGCGTGATCGCGGTCAGCCTGCGGCATTTCTTCCCGGCCCATTGGGACGGCGTTGGCGACACCTATTCGATCGCGCAACATGTCGACGACGTCATCGCCTTCATCGGGACATTCGACACCAAGCCGGTCGACCTGATGGGGCATTCCCGCGGCGGCCATATCTGCTTCCGCGTCGCACAGCGCCGGCCGGACCTGCTGCGCAAGCTGATCCTCGCCGAGCCCGGCGGCGAACTCGACGCGAGCCTTGATCCCGATTTCAAGCCGGGCCCCTCGCCGCTGGCGGCACGCTTCGCGGCGTGTGCCGCTGAGATCGCCAAGGGCGACATCGACGGCGGCTTGCAGATCTTCATGGACGCGCTCGAAGGCCCCGGCGCCTGGAAGCGGATTCCGGCGACCTCCAAGCAGCTGTTGCGCGACAACGCGACCACCCTGCTCGGCCAGACCCGCGACCAGCGCCCGCCGTTCTCGAAGGCCGACGCGGAGGCGATCAAGACGCCGACGCTGTTCATCGGCGGCGCCAACACCAAGGGCGTGCTGCCGAAGGTGCTGCACGCCCTCGCCGCCAATGTGAAGGGCGCGCGCACCGAGATGATCCCGGGCACCACGCATCCGATGTTCGAGCAGGCCCCGCAGCGCTATTGCGAGATCGTGCTGGAGTTCTTGGCGGGCTGA
- a CDS encoding carboxymuconolactone decarboxylase family protein, which produces MKARMNHPVMVVPDAMKALQALSESTKPALPEKLLELVHLRASQINGCSVCVDMHPKLARRAGETDERLFAVGAWRDTPYFSEAERAALALTEAVTRLSDREDPVTDAVWDEAAKHFDEQQLASLVLGIAAINVWNRLNVAVRQPVGVWKV; this is translated from the coding sequence ATGAAAGCCCGCATGAACCACCCGGTGATGGTTGTTCCCGATGCCATGAAGGCGCTGCAGGCGCTCAGCGAGAGCACCAAACCGGCTTTGCCGGAAAAGCTGCTCGAACTAGTGCATCTGCGCGCCAGCCAGATCAATGGCTGCAGCGTCTGCGTCGATATGCATCCGAAGCTTGCCAGGCGCGCGGGAGAGACCGATGAGCGGCTGTTCGCGGTCGGGGCCTGGCGCGACACGCCGTATTTCAGCGAAGCCGAACGCGCCGCGCTGGCGCTGACCGAAGCGGTGACCCGGCTCAGCGATCGCGAGGATCCGGTGACGGACGCGGTGTGGGACGAGGCGGCGAAGCATTTTGACGAGCAGCAGCTCGCGTCCCTGGTGCTGGGGATCGCCGCGATCAATGTCTGGAACCGGCTGAATGTTGCCGTGCGGCAGCCGGTCGGTGTCTGGAAGGTGTGA
- a CDS encoding sigma-70 family RNA polymerase sigma factor, with the protein MDEKKFVAEQFEANRPRLRAVAYRMLGSTAEVDDAVQEAWLRLGRTDAATVDNLGGWLTTVIARICLDMLRSRKSRREEPIGPHVPEPIADNPSEREAEMADSVGAALLVVLETLAPAERLAFVLHDMFAVPFEEIAPIVGRTPAAARQLASRARRRVQGAPPAPDADLSRQRGIVEAFLAASRNGDFEGLLAVLAPDVVVRADQAAQRLGSLPVTHGAVAVAESFKGRAQAAKPALVDGEIGVAVIFGGALRVVLRVTISGDKIAAIDATAEPAEIEAFDVEVLDPS; encoded by the coding sequence ATGGACGAGAAAAAGTTTGTGGCCGAACAGTTCGAGGCCAACCGGCCGCGCCTGCGCGCGGTGGCCTACCGCATGCTGGGCTCGACCGCCGAAGTCGACGACGCCGTGCAGGAGGCCTGGCTGCGGCTCGGTCGTACCGATGCTGCCACGGTCGACAATCTCGGGGGTTGGCTGACCACGGTGATCGCGCGGATCTGCCTCGACATGCTGCGCTCGCGCAAATCACGCCGCGAGGAGCCGATCGGGCCGCATGTGCCGGAGCCGATCGCGGACAATCCGTCCGAGCGCGAGGCCGAGATGGCCGACTCCGTCGGCGCGGCCCTGCTCGTGGTGCTGGAGACGCTGGCGCCGGCCGAGCGGCTGGCTTTCGTGCTGCACGACATGTTCGCGGTGCCGTTCGAGGAGATCGCGCCGATCGTCGGACGCACGCCGGCCGCCGCGCGGCAGCTGGCAAGCCGCGCCAGACGCCGCGTGCAGGGCGCGCCGCCCGCGCCGGATGCCGATCTCAGCCGGCAGCGCGGCATCGTCGAGGCTTTCCTCGCGGCGTCCCGCAACGGCGACTTCGAGGGGCTGCTTGCCGTGCTCGCGCCCGACGTCGTGGTGCGCGCCGATCAGGCCGCGCAGCGGCTCGGCTCGCTGCCGGTCACCCACGGCGCAGTTGCGGTCGCGGAAAGCTTCAAGGGGCGCGCGCAGGCCGCGAAGCCAGCGCTGGTCGATGGCGAGATCGGCGTTGCCGTCATCTTCGGTGGCGCGTTGCGTGTCGTGCTGCGGGTCACGATATCTGGCGACAAGATCGCGGCGATCGATGCCACCGCTGAGCCCGCAGAGATCGAAGCCTTCGATGTCGAAGTCCTCGATCCGAGTTGA
- a CDS encoding M20/M25/M40 family metallo-hydrolase: protein MKLSIKLLASAGLLSLAFASSPAFAAADEKLRAAAEQAQPAVIESLHDMVLIESGSSDVEGLKKMADYTEARLKALGAKTERRKTTKGAGADMVIGTFEGTGSRKLMLIAHMDTVYEHGILDTQPYKVDGNRIYGPGIADDKGGIAVILHSLKILNDAGWRDYAKLTVSFNPDEEVGSIGSGEIIAELADQHDVVLSCEPTVAPPVAKNESLLLGASGTATGTMDVKGKASHAGAAPQLGRNALIELAHQLLQTQDVAKSIPGTQLNWTTAKAGTVRNQIPDHASAGADIRLTIPDGVQKLQAALDEKVKSKLIPDTEVTVKVVAGRPPFVANDRGRALARQGQAIYAELDRTLDIAEMTGGATDAGYAARSGKAIVVESFGLAGWGYHARDEYIDTNSIVPRLYLMTRILMEQGKAK, encoded by the coding sequence ATGAAACTATCCATCAAATTGCTCGCGTCGGCTGGCCTGCTTTCGCTCGCCTTTGCCTCGTCCCCCGCCTTTGCTGCCGCGGATGAAAAGCTGCGCGCGGCCGCCGAGCAGGCCCAGCCGGCCGTGATCGAGAGCCTGCACGACATGGTGCTGATCGAGTCGGGCTCCAGCGATGTCGAAGGCCTGAAGAAGATGGCCGACTACACCGAAGCACGGCTGAAGGCGCTCGGCGCCAAAACCGAACGGCGCAAGACCACGAAGGGCGCCGGCGCCGACATGGTGATCGGCACCTTTGAGGGCACCGGCAGCAGGAAGCTGATGCTGATCGCGCACATGGACACGGTCTATGAGCACGGCATCCTCGACACCCAGCCCTACAAGGTCGACGGCAACAGGATCTACGGGCCCGGCATCGCCGACGACAAGGGCGGCATCGCCGTCATCCTGCATTCGCTCAAGATCCTGAACGATGCGGGCTGGCGCGACTACGCCAAACTCACGGTGTCGTTCAATCCGGATGAAGAGGTCGGCTCGATCGGCTCCGGTGAGATCATCGCCGAGCTCGCCGACCAGCACGATGTGGTGCTGTCCTGCGAGCCGACAGTTGCACCGCCAGTGGCCAAGAACGAAAGCCTGCTGCTCGGCGCCAGCGGCACCGCGACCGGCACGATGGATGTGAAGGGCAAGGCCTCGCATGCCGGCGCCGCGCCGCAGCTCGGCCGCAACGCGCTGATCGAGCTCGCGCATCAATTGCTGCAGACCCAGGACGTCGCGAAATCCATTCCGGGCACGCAGCTGAACTGGACCACCGCGAAGGCCGGCACCGTGCGCAACCAGATACCCGATCACGCCAGCGCCGGCGCCGACATCCGCCTCACCATTCCGGACGGCGTGCAAAAGCTGCAGGCGGCGCTCGACGAAAAGGTGAAGAGCAAGCTGATCCCCGACACCGAAGTGACCGTGAAGGTCGTCGCAGGCCGCCCGCCCTTCGTGGCAAACGATCGCGGCCGCGCGCTCGCCAGGCAGGGACAGGCGATCTACGCCGAACTCGACCGCACGCTGGATATCGCTGAGATGACCGGCGGCGCGACCGACGCCGGCTACGCCGCGCGCAGCGGCAAGGCCATCGTGGTCGAAAGCTTCGGCCTCGCCGGCTGGGGCTATCACGCCCGCGACGAATACATCGACACCAACTCGATCGTGCCGCGGCTCTATCTGATGACGCGGATCCTGATGGAGCAGGGCAAGGCGAAGTAG
- a CDS encoding GntR family transcriptional regulator: MIPLDPLPNLIDQVYGRLLEAIIDRTLLPGQRITQNKLADRLGVSRQPISHALHLLHRQGLVAESGRRGFEVTQLDPQRIRELYEVRGAIDALAARLAATRVKEDSAARAQLEAALEAGRAIDDTAPLARLIALDVDFHSAIYRLAGNTAIEEMIAPQWPHMRRSMATVLAELDYRDSAWTEHETIAAHIFSGNAAAAEAAALAHAQTAGRMTEEKLRAIDVAA; the protein is encoded by the coding sequence ATGATCCCGTTGGACCCGCTTCCGAACCTGATCGACCAGGTCTACGGGCGATTGCTCGAAGCGATCATCGACCGCACGCTGCTGCCCGGCCAGCGCATCACCCAGAACAAGCTTGCCGATCGGCTCGGCGTCTCACGCCAGCCGATCTCGCACGCGCTGCATTTGTTGCATCGCCAGGGCCTCGTTGCGGAGAGCGGCAGGCGCGGCTTCGAGGTGACGCAGCTCGATCCGCAGCGTATCCGCGAGCTCTATGAAGTGCGCGGCGCCATCGATGCGCTGGCGGCGCGGCTTGCCGCGACGCGTGTGAAAGAGGATTCCGCGGCACGTGCGCAGCTCGAGGCCGCGCTGGAAGCCGGGCGCGCGATCGACGACACCGCGCCGCTGGCGCGCCTGATCGCGCTCGACGTCGACTTCCACAGCGCGATCTATCGGCTGGCCGGCAATACCGCGATCGAGGAAATGATCGCGCCGCAATGGCCGCATATGCGCCGCTCGATGGCGACCGTGCTCGCCGAGCTCGATTACCGCGACAGCGCCTGGACCGAGCACGAGACCATCGCCGCACACATTTTCTCCGGCAACGCCGCCGCCGCTGAGGCCGCCGCGTTGGCCCATGCGCAGACGGCCGGGCGGATGACCGAAGAGAAGCTGAGGGCTATCGACGTGGCGGCGTGA
- a CDS encoding phytanoyl-CoA dioxygenase family protein: protein MKLTPEQIEFFHREGWLFLPELFSQEEVDFLAREAVSIYDANRPEVWREKSGAPRTAFAAHLYNEAFGLLGAHPRMIDPIEQLFGEKVYMHQFKINAKAAFTGDVWQWHQDYGTWKRDDGMPEPRAMNIAIFLDEVMPINGPLMLVPQSQTAGDLKASHDLETTSYPLWTLDEETVTRLVKQGGIVAPTGKPGGMLMFHGNLVHGSSGNITPYPRKIVYLTLNAVSNYIRTPTRPDYIAHRDFTPIQTVADDALLRLARAPRQAAE from the coding sequence ATGAAACTGACGCCGGAGCAGATCGAATTTTTCCATCGCGAAGGCTGGCTGTTCCTGCCCGAGCTGTTCAGCCAGGAAGAGGTCGATTTCCTCGCACGCGAGGCGGTCTCGATCTATGACGCCAACCGCCCCGAGGTGTGGCGCGAGAAGAGCGGCGCGCCGCGTACGGCCTTCGCCGCGCATCTCTACAACGAGGCGTTCGGCCTCCTCGGCGCGCATCCGCGCATGATCGACCCCATCGAGCAGCTGTTCGGTGAGAAGGTCTACATGCATCAGTTCAAGATCAACGCGAAGGCGGCCTTCACCGGCGACGTCTGGCAGTGGCACCAGGATTACGGCACCTGGAAGCGCGACGACGGCATGCCGGAGCCGCGCGCGATGAACATCGCGATCTTCCTCGACGAGGTGATGCCGATCAACGGCCCGCTGATGCTGGTGCCGCAGAGCCAGACCGCCGGCGACCTCAAGGCGTCGCACGATCTCGAAACCACGTCCTATCCGCTGTGGACGCTGGACGAAGAGACGGTGACGCGCCTCGTGAAGCAGGGCGGCATCGTCGCCCCGACCGGCAAGCCCGGCGGCATGCTGATGTTCCACGGCAATCTGGTGCACGGCTCGAGCGGCAACATCACGCCCTACCCGCGCAAGATCGTCTATTTGACGCTGAACGCGGTCTCGAACTATATCCGCACCCCGACGCGGCCCGACTACATCGCGCACCGCGACTTCACGCCGATCCAGACCGTTGCCGACGACGCCCTGCTGCGGCTGGCGCGTGCGCCGCGGCAGGCGGCGGAGTAA